One stretch of Rosistilla oblonga DNA includes these proteins:
- a CDS encoding PQQ-binding-like beta-propeller repeat protein — MFRQIRLDLFFLSTATLILCGSTRTLAEDWPQFRGPESRGVSEAMELPDRWSESENVVWKTPIAGRGWSSPIVVGERVFLTTVTRNTGKPEDAKPGLYFGGNREKPADVPHAWKAICLDRKSGKPLWEKTLHQGKPATSRHIKNSYASETPVSDGEHLYVLFGDVGLYCLSVDGDLVWQKELPPCKTRFDWGTAASPVLHEGRLYLISDNEDASYLAAFDAKTGEQVWRVDRDEKSNWSTPFIWKNELRTEIITPGTGRIRSYDLDGKLLYELSGCSSITIAMPYAAHGLLYISSGYVNDDMRPIFAIRPGASGDISLRGEATSNEFIAWCQPKAAPYNPSTIVYGDQLYVLHDRGLMASYDALTGEVIYEKKRIPGGRSFTSSPWAYEGKIFCLNEFGKTLAIAAGPEFKLLQTNELDSTELCMTTPAIADGQLILRTGDAVYCIAKP, encoded by the coding sequence ATGTTCCGTCAAATCAGGCTCGATCTGTTTTTCCTCTCGACGGCGACTCTGATCCTTTGCGGTTCGACGCGTACGTTGGCCGAGGACTGGCCGCAGTTTCGTGGTCCCGAATCGCGAGGTGTCTCCGAAGCGATGGAGCTACCGGACCGATGGAGCGAAAGCGAAAATGTCGTTTGGAAAACGCCGATTGCCGGTCGCGGTTGGTCATCGCCAATCGTGGTAGGTGAGCGTGTCTTTTTGACCACAGTGACTCGAAACACGGGTAAGCCGGAGGACGCGAAACCGGGACTTTACTTCGGCGGTAATCGCGAGAAGCCAGCTGACGTGCCGCATGCATGGAAGGCGATCTGCTTGGACCGGAAATCCGGGAAGCCATTATGGGAGAAAACTCTTCACCAGGGAAAACCTGCTACTTCGCGTCATATTAAGAACAGTTACGCATCGGAAACGCCAGTCAGTGATGGCGAACATCTCTATGTGTTATTTGGCGATGTGGGGCTGTACTGCCTGAGTGTCGACGGTGATTTGGTTTGGCAGAAGGAACTGCCGCCATGCAAAACTCGCTTCGACTGGGGTACCGCCGCTTCTCCCGTACTGCACGAAGGACGCCTGTATTTGATAAGCGATAATGAAGATGCGTCCTACCTGGCGGCGTTCGACGCAAAGACGGGAGAGCAAGTCTGGCGGGTCGACCGCGACGAAAAGAGCAACTGGTCCACACCTTTCATCTGGAAGAACGAATTGCGGACCGAGATCATCACGCCTGGAACCGGCCGGATCCGATCGTATGACCTGGACGGCAAGCTGCTTTACGAGCTGAGTGGATGTTCGAGTATCACAATTGCGATGCCATACGCGGCGCATGGACTACTGTATATTTCGTCGGGTTACGTCAATGACGACATGCGGCCCATCTTTGCGATTCGTCCAGGCGCATCGGGCGATATTTCTCTTCGTGGCGAGGCAACGTCCAATGAGTTTATTGCGTGGTGTCAGCCCAAGGCGGCGCCGTACAACCCATCGACCATCGTCTACGGCGACCAGTTGTATGTTCTGCACGATCGGGGCCTGATGGCTTCTTATGATGCGCTCACGGGTGAAGTGATCTACGAAAAGAAACGGATCCCTGGCGGCAGATCATTTACATCATCGCCATGGGCTTATGAGGGAAAGATCTTCTGTCTGAATGAGTTTGGAAAAACGCTGGCCATTGCCGCCGGTCCTGAATTCAAACTTCTGCAGACCAATGAACTCGACAGCACCGAACTTTGCATGACCACGCCCGCGATTGCCGACGGTCAGCTAATTCTGCGCACCGGAGACGCGGTCTATTGCATTGCGAAGCCATAG
- a CDS encoding PSD1 and planctomycete cytochrome C domain-containing protein, whose amino-acid sequence MIRAFTKVIEQARQRLAMRQWGIAALTTCLLGVASVSRAESDEDFFETHVRPLLVQHCIECHGTKKEEGGLRLDSRDGWMRGGDRGAAIVAGQPDDSLLIQAVRCTDPDLEMPPTKKLTAEEIAVLEAWIKRGAFDPRRESVSQTTVKMDLQSARKFWSFQPLTNPEPPQDMADNWSRTEIDAFVVARMNENGLSPVADTDRRTLIRRATFDLTGLPPTPSEIDAFLSDESPGAFDTLVNRLLESPAYGERWGRHWLDVARYADTAGDGADYPVREAGKYRDWVIDAFNHDKPFDEFIREQIAGDILAHHGPADEYASRVIATGFLAIGKRYGYKASPDYQYLDFADVIDSLGRSLLGLSVGCARCHDHKYDPISAADYYALYGIMESTKWAFPGGESQKRPAHFPALVLPDEVAKREKAKAETLAQLDSQIAVLKGKRAEFDPNVRAGGVDLGFEAQKSGKSLGKPWAGAGPIELTADAQSPFEHIHPKGTLGVRLGSGKASDGLRYVFESGLRATPGKQMHFTIDFRPVESSQERGAFRFFLGRGVAQSLAVDCSATSTEFAIRNGSKWETIRKLTPGTWYTLRLTIDPDTKTFSGTVGTPDDLTEFDNKATGPNWDGILNCFICDGHGHVEGSACARDLDNLGLQETAFAAPGTGPVAPAIVDKASQEQLAKVDAELKTLAARRLSVSTEVGYPVAYAVSEGSPVNTRLQLRGEPHRLGDEIPRRNLELLGADEVADGTGSGRLDLANWITRPTNPLTARVFVNRVWQWHFGQGIVATPSDFGSRGEPPTHPELLDWLASEFIASGWSVKSLHRLIMKSRTYQLASVDDDASLAADPGNRWHWRYARRSLDAESVRDAMLAASGKLDRNVPQSHPFPPVNTWAFTIHRPFHAVYDSNHRSVYLMVQRNRRHPFLALFDAADPNQSVAQRQPTTTPTQALFLMNSPFVHQQARGFAQRIMAVSSDDRDRALWAFETAHGRIPEQAIVDDAVAFVASYQQKLADNDADADSDNQLAAWSALARVLLTSNAFLYVD is encoded by the coding sequence ATGATCCGTGCATTCACCAAAGTGATCGAGCAGGCTCGGCAGCGTCTCGCCATGCGGCAATGGGGGATCGCTGCGTTGACGACCTGCTTGTTGGGCGTCGCGTCGGTGAGTCGCGCAGAGAGCGATGAGGACTTCTTCGAAACACACGTCCGGCCGCTGCTGGTCCAGCATTGCATCGAATGCCACGGGACGAAAAAAGAGGAAGGCGGACTGCGACTCGATTCACGCGACGGCTGGATGCGAGGCGGTGATCGCGGGGCAGCGATCGTTGCGGGACAGCCTGATGACAGCCTGCTGATTCAGGCGGTGCGATGCACTGATCCCGATCTGGAAATGCCTCCCACGAAAAAGCTGACAGCGGAGGAGATCGCGGTTCTCGAAGCGTGGATAAAACGGGGCGCGTTTGATCCGCGACGTGAATCCGTTTCGCAAACGACAGTGAAAATGGACCTGCAGTCGGCTCGCAAGTTCTGGTCGTTTCAGCCACTGACAAATCCCGAGCCACCGCAAGACATGGCGGACAACTGGTCGCGAACTGAGATCGATGCGTTCGTCGTTGCTCGGATGAATGAAAACGGCTTGTCCCCCGTGGCCGACACCGATCGCCGGACCCTGATCCGCCGCGCGACGTTTGATCTAACTGGACTGCCACCGACACCAAGCGAGATCGACGCTTTCTTGAGCGATGAATCTCCCGGTGCGTTCGATACGCTTGTAAACCGGCTGCTTGAATCGCCAGCGTACGGGGAGCGTTGGGGACGCCACTGGCTCGACGTGGCTCGGTATGCCGATACCGCGGGGGATGGAGCCGACTATCCAGTCCGCGAGGCCGGTAAGTATCGCGATTGGGTGATCGACGCTTTTAACCATGACAAACCGTTTGATGAATTCATCCGCGAACAGATCGCTGGCGACATCCTCGCACATCACGGTCCGGCGGATGAATACGCCAGTCGTGTGATCGCAACGGGATTTCTCGCGATCGGTAAACGTTACGGATACAAGGCGTCGCCCGATTATCAGTATCTCGACTTCGCCGATGTGATCGATTCGCTGGGCCGTTCTCTCCTGGGGCTCTCGGTGGGTTGCGCACGCTGCCACGATCACAAATACGACCCCATATCCGCCGCAGATTATTATGCCCTTTACGGAATTATGGAAAGCACGAAATGGGCATTTCCTGGCGGCGAATCGCAGAAACGACCGGCTCACTTTCCGGCGCTCGTTCTTCCCGATGAAGTCGCGAAACGGGAGAAGGCGAAAGCGGAAACGCTAGCTCAACTGGACAGTCAAATCGCCGTGTTGAAAGGCAAGAGAGCGGAGTTCGATCCGAACGTCAGAGCCGGTGGCGTCGACCTTGGTTTCGAGGCCCAGAAGTCAGGCAAGTCCCTTGGCAAGCCCTGGGCCGGTGCGGGGCCGATCGAATTGACCGCGGATGCGCAAAGCCCCTTCGAACACATTCATCCCAAAGGGACGTTGGGTGTGCGTCTTGGAAGCGGTAAGGCGTCGGATGGTTTGCGATACGTTTTTGAAAGTGGCTTGCGGGCGACGCCTGGAAAGCAGATGCACTTCACCATCGATTTCCGGCCCGTCGAATCGTCGCAAGAAAGAGGGGCGTTTCGATTCTTCCTCGGTCGCGGTGTTGCCCAGTCGCTGGCCGTCGACTGCAGCGCAACATCGACGGAATTTGCGATCCGCAACGGCTCAAAGTGGGAGACGATTCGAAAGCTCACGCCGGGGACCTGGTACACGCTGCGACTAACGATCGACCCCGACACAAAGACCTTCTCCGGAACCGTTGGCACGCCGGATGACCTCACCGAATTCGATAACAAAGCGACAGGACCAAACTGGGACGGTATCCTCAATTGCTTCATCTGTGATGGCCACGGGCACGTTGAGGGAAGCGCATGTGCCCGAGATCTCGACAACCTCGGACTCCAGGAAACTGCATTCGCCGCCCCGGGAACCGGCCCCGTCGCCCCCGCGATTGTGGACAAGGCTTCACAAGAACAGTTGGCGAAGGTCGATGCGGAGCTCAAGACGCTGGCGGCTCGCCGATTGTCGGTTTCGACTGAGGTTGGTTACCCTGTGGCCTACGCAGTTTCCGAAGGCTCGCCGGTTAACACGCGGTTGCAGTTGCGAGGAGAGCCGCATCGGCTGGGGGACGAAATCCCGCGTCGAAACTTGGAACTGCTGGGGGCCGACGAGGTTGCTGACGGAACCGGCAGCGGGCGGCTCGACCTGGCGAACTGGATCACTCGGCCCACGAACCCGTTGACGGCCCGCGTCTTCGTGAATCGCGTCTGGCAGTGGCATTTCGGTCAAGGGATCGTAGCGACGCCCAGTGACTTCGGATCGCGCGGCGAGCCACCGACGCATCCGGAATTGCTCGACTGGCTGGCATCGGAGTTCATCGCGTCGGGCTGGTCGGTGAAGTCGCTGCATCGATTGATCATGAAGTCGCGGACGTATCAGTTGGCGAGCGTCGATGACGATGCGAGCCTCGCAGCGGACCCGGGCAATCGCTGGCACTGGCGTTACGCACGGCGGTCGCTGGATGCCGAATCGGTCCGCGACGCGATGCTGGCCGCCAGCGGCAAGCTGGACCGAAACGTTCCGCAATCGCACCCGTTTCCGCCGGTGAATACCTGGGCCTTCACCATCCATAGGCCGTTTCACGCCGTCTACGATTCGAATCATCGCAGCGTCTATTTGATGGTGCAGCGGAACCGACGCCATCCTTTCCTGGCTCTGTTTGATGCCGCCGATCCGAACCAGAGCGTCGCTCAGCGTCAACCGACAACAACGCCGACACAGGCACTGTTCCTCATGAATTCACCCTTCGTGCATCAGCAGGCAAGAGGCTTTGCACAGCGAATCATGGCGGTTTCGTCGGACGATCGCGATAGGGCGTTGTGGGCATTCGAAACGGCGCATGGCCGAATTCCAGAACAAGCCATCGTCGACGATGCCGTCGCTTTCGTAGCCTCCTATCAGCAAAAGCTCGCCGACAACGACGCCGATGCTGACAGCGACAATCAGCTTGCGGCATGGTCCGCGCTCGCGCGTGTTCTGTTGACGAGCAATGCGTTTCTCTATGTCGATTAG